AGCACTTGGGGCGGACTGAAGCGGCGGCGGGTGCTGGGTATCCTGATCCCCACCCTGGTGTCGGGCGCGGGCCTGGTGCTGATGGGCCTCTCCGGTGACGTGTACCTGACCGCCGCCGCCTTCACCCTGACCGTCTTCGTGATGCCGATCTCGCAGGCGCACAGCGCGGGCATCTGGCAGGCGCAGGTGCCGCGCGAACTTCAGGGCCGCGTCTTCGCCGTGCGCCGGATGGTCGCCCGCTTTACCGTGCCCCTCGGCATGGCCTTTGTCAGCGGCGTCTCCACCACCCTGCCCCCTGGTCCCGTCATCGCCGTCCTGGGCGTGCTGGTGATGATCGTCGGCACCCTGCAACTGCTGAACCCCACCGTGCAGCGCGTGGACGACAAGGCCTACGTGGACGGGCTGGCAGCGGCGCGGGGTGGGGATTGAGTGGAGGAGTTGTGAGGTCCGTATGGCTTACGCGATGTTAAATACGGCGAGAATCCATGACTGGTCGAGCTTCCACAACGTATGTGCCGAGGTCTTTGGCTTTCCCGACTTCTATGGTCGGAACATGGATGCCTGGATTGATTGCCTCACCTATCTGGATGAGGACGACGGGATGTCCCGGTTTGTACTCGGAGAGGGAGAACACCTTTTTATTCTCGTGCCGGATTTTAAGGAGTTTTCGGCGCGAGTACCGGAAATCGCCTATGCTTTCTTGGATTGCTCATCCTTTGTGAACAAGCGTTATCTTGAGGCAAAGCGGATGCCGCGCCTCGCTCTCGTCTTGCAGTGAAGGAGAGCATTTCACAGGAACGGGACAACAAGAAGTGGTCAGTGGGGCGTCCCTCCACTGACCACTTCCCACTCACCCCTTACTGCTTTTGCAGCCACCCCGCCAGCCACGGCAGCTTCTTCTGCACCTGCTCGCGCATTCCGCCCCAGTAGCGGCGCGACCAGCCTTCCAGGGTACGCTGCTTGCCGCGCGCGACCGCCAGCGCGCCTTCCGGCACGTCCTCGTGGACGGCGCTGCCCGCGGCGATAAAGGCGGCGTCCCCGATTACGCGCGGGGCGATCAGGGTGGAGTTGCTGCCGATGAAGACGCCCGCGCCGACGGTACTCTGGTGTTTGTTCACGCCGTCGAAGTTGGCGACAATCGTGCCCGCCCCGACGTTCGTTTCCGCGCCGATGGTCACGTCGCCCAGGTAGGCGAGGTGCCCGGCCTTCACGCCCGCGTCCAGCCGGGCATTCTTCGTCTCCACGAAGTTGCCGATGTGGACGCCCTGCCCCAGCACCGTGCCGGGGCGCAGGCGGGCGAACGGCCCCACGTCGCTGTCCGTGCCGACCTGCGCGCCTTCCAGGACGCTGTGGGGCTTCACGACCACGCCTTCCTCCAGCACGCTGTCGGTCACCACGCTGTAGGCGCCGACCGTCACGCCGTCCGCCACGCGCGTCTGACCGCGCAGGATCACGCCCGGCTCGATGGTCACGTCGCGGCCCAGCGTCACCGTGTCCTCGATGTAGGTGGTATCGGGGGCCTGCAAGGTGGCCCCGGCCTTCATATGCGCCATGTTGATGCGTTGGCGCACGATCCCCTCGGCCTGGGCGAGCTGGGTGCGGTCGTTCGCGCCCATCACCTCGTCGGGATCGGCCAGCTTGAAGGCGCGGACCTTCGCCCCTTCACCCCGGTACAGTTCCAGCAGGTCGGTCAGGTAATACTCGCCCGCCGCGTTGTCGTTGGTGATCCGCCGCGCGAGTTCGGGCGCGCGTCCGTCCATCACGTAGACGCCGGAGTTGAATTCCCGGACGGCCTTTTCCTCCGGCGTCGCGGCCTTTTCCTCCACGATGCGCTCCACGTTCCCCTCCGCGTCGCGGAGGATGCGGCCATAGCCGGTCGCGTCGGGCAGCTCGCCCGTCAGGATCGTGAAGGCGCTCCCCTGCGCGTGGTGGTCGGCGATCAGGGCGCGCAGCGTCTCGGGCCGCAGCAGCGGCGTGTCGCCGTACAGCACCAGCACGTCGGCGTCCCCCTGACCTTTCAGGGCATCCGCACCGACCAGGAAGGCATTCCCGGTCCCCGACTGCTGCTCCTGCCGCGCGAAGCGGACGCCTGCGCCTTGCAGCGCCGTTTCCACCTGCTCGGCCCCGTGTCCGGTCACCACCACGATGTTCCGCGCGCCCAGCTCCCGGGCCGCCTTGACCGCCCAGGCGACCATCGGCCGCCCCGCCACTGGATGCAGCACCTTCGGCAGTGCCGATTTCATGCGGGTGCCCTGCCCCGCCGCGAGAATGACCACGTCCAGCGGACGTTCTGTGTGTGTCATGCAAATCACCTGTCCGGGGCCAGTGTAAGGGAAGCCGGACAGGTGGGGACGGCGGGCCGGTGATCCCGCATTGAACAGCCGGTGTCCCGGTTTAGAGCCTTTGTCGTCAAGATGAGTTTGTTTTTGACCCTCTTCCACCAGGGGAGAGGGCCTTGCGAAGCAAGGGGTGAGGGGTCTTACAGACGAGCGGGGCGGCGCACACGCTTCCCCGTGTCTGCCGCCCCGCCTTGATCTGGTGCCCGGTCTACCGGCCCGCCGTCTCTCCCGGCCGCCCGTCCCGCACCTCTGAGCGCGTGTCGGGCTGATTGCGGATTCGGACGAGCATCCAGATGCTGATCAGAATCAGCGGGATGCTGATCAGGTGGGTTTCGGTCCACAGGCCGATGCCGGGCTCGTGGAGGCCCTGGCTGAGATAGGTCTTGAGCGGCAGGGGATTGAGGCGGAAGGTTTCTTCCCACCCGGCGCGCAGGATGGAGTACCACAGCCAGAACTGCCAGAAGGCCCAGCCCGCCTTGCGCGAGCGCAGCCAGAAGTAGGAGGCGACCGCGAGGATGATGCCGATGATCACGCCGTAGAGCTGCGTGAAGTGGACGGGCGCCGTCATCACGAGCTGCCCGCCGATCTCCTGGCAGTACTTGGAGAGGTCCATATCCGGGTTGGGATTGGGAATGCACATGCCTTCGTGAAAGGCGCGGGCGGAGGCGGGCCAGTGGTAGCCGATGGGCCAGCCCGTCACCCGGCCCACCGTATCGGTGCCGTTCATGATGTTGCCGATCCGCCCGCCGATGATCCCAAAGGCCACGCCGGGCACGCACAGATCGGCGTATTGGTAGAAATTGAGCTTGTAGCGCCGGGTGTAGTAGATCAGCACCAGAATCCCGCCGATCAGCCCGCCGTGAATGGAGATGCCGCCCGCCCGCAGGTTGATGATGTCCAGCAGCACGCGCGGAAAGGGGATGCCCGCGAACTGGTGCCAGGAGGTCACCACGAACAGCAGCCGCGCCCCGACCAGCCCCCAGATGATCATCCAGAGGATCATGTCGTTGAAGAGGCCCACGTTCAGGCCACGCTCGCGGGCCAGCCGGGTGCCCACCCACACGCCTGCCACGATGCCCAGCGTGATCAGCACGCCGTACCAGGCAATCGTGAAATTGCCGATCTGAAGGAAAACGGGGTCCATAAGTCCTGCGTAGTCTAGCCGGGTTGCGGCCCAAGGACCCCTCACCCCCTGGCTACGCCAGGCCCCTCTGCTTCGCAGCTTTGCAAGTCTCCCCAGGGAGAGGGGTCAAAAAAAAGCCCTCTCCTGGGGAGAGGGTTGGGTGAGGAGTCTTTCCCTCAGGCGCCGATGGCCGGGGCCTCTTCTGCCGGAACCACCCGGAACACGCGCGAGAGCAGCACGCCCAGTTCGTACAGCGCGTACAGCGGCACGGCCACCAGCATCATGTTGCCGGGGTCGGGCGTGGGCGTGATGACGGCGGCGGCCACGGCCACGCCCACCAGCGCGAAGCGCCAGCCCTTCCTGAGCATCACGTGGTTCACGATCCCGATGCGCGTGAGGATCACCGCCAGGATCGGCAGCTCGAAGGCCAGACCAAAGGCCACCAGGAAGGTGGTCACCGTCCCGATATAGTCCCGGAGATTCAGCAGCGGCGTGACCGCCCCGGCCAGAAAGTCCAGCAGAAAGCCGACCATCGCGGGCAGGACCAGTTCATATCCGAAGACGGCCCCCGCCAGGAAAGACAACCCGGCGCCGATGATGAAGGGCAGCCCCCACTTGCGCTCGTGGGGGTACAGCCCCGGCGCGATAAAGGCCCAGACCTGCCACAGGATAAAGGGCAGCGCCAGCGCGAGGCCCGCCCAGAACGACAGGTTGAGGGCCAGGAAGAACTGGTCCGTCAGGCCCTGGGTCACGACCGTCACGTGGCCCAGCCGGTACTGCTCCGAGGCGTGCAGCGGGACTTTCACCAGCTCGATCAGTTGCAGGCGGTACTGGAAGGCGATGACCAGCCCAACCGCCAGGAAGACCAGGCTGATGATGATGCGCTTGCGGAGTTCTTCCAGGTGGTCGAGCAGCGGCGCGCTCTTGAGGTCCTGTCCCTGCGTCATGCTGGCGCCGCCTTTACGCGCGGTGGTCGCGCTCGGTGACGGTTTCCACCACGCGCCCGTCCGCCGTCCGGGTGACTTCGGTGGTCACGGGCGTGCCCGTCACCGGGTCGAGGGGGCGGGCCTGCACGTCCGTCACGGGCGGGACGACCGGCTCACGCATTTCCTTCTTGTATTCCTTGATGCCCTGCCCCAGCCCCTTGCCGAGTTCGGGCAGCTTGCGTGCCCCGAAGACCAGGGCGATGACGACGATGATCAGGATGATTTCGAGCGGTCCGAGCGACATAGGGTTCCTCCTTGGGGGGTCCGTCCGGTGGGGGCACCGTGGCGGGTCTGCGGTCTTCAGCGTAGCGCCGAAGGATGAAGAGGACAGGTGCCTCCTCACACCCCGGGTGGCTACCTTGCTTCTATGCGGGCGCCGTCCCTTCGGATCAGCCGTTCCCCCCACCGTTTCTTAATCAGATCCCCCAGCCGCCGTCCACCAGCACCTCCTGTCCGGTGATGTACCCGGCCTCGTTCGTCGCCAGAAAGGCGACCGCCGCGCCCACCTCGTTCGGCTGCCCGAAGCGGCGGGCGGGAATGCGGTTCTGGAGCTTCTCGGCCTCGGCGGGGTCGGCGTGCAGGGCGCGCAGGCGGTCGGTGGCCGTGTAGCCGGGCGCGACGGTGTTGCAGGTCACGCCGTCGGCGGCGACCTCCAGCGCCAGGGTGCGGAGGTAGTTCGTGACCCCGGCCCGCAGCGCGTTGCTGACCGGCAGCGTCAGCGCGGGCCGCTCCACCGTCAGGCTGGTGATCGCGATGATGCGGCCCCACCCGCGCTCCCGCATCCCGGGCAGGACGGCGTCGGCCAGCCGCACCGTCGAGAGAAAGGTCACGTCGAAGCCCCGCCGCCAGGCCTCCTCCGTCACTTGGCTGGGCAGGCTGGGGGGTGGGCCGCCCGCATTGCTCACCAGGATGTCCACCGGACCCGCCGCCCCCGCCGCCTCCACCGCCGCGCGGACCCCCTCCGGCGTGCCCACATCGGCCACCACGCAGCGTGCCCCCAGGGCATCGGCCGCCGTCCGCAGGGCCGCCTCCCCCCGCGCCGCAATCGTCACGTGGGCGCCCAGCCGCACCAGCGCGTGCGCCGCCGCCAGACCGATGCCCTTGCTGCCGCCCGTGACGAGCGCGTGTTTGCCGTCCAGTCTGAAGAGGGTCATGGCGTAGGGTAACAGGCAGAGGGCCGCGGGCAGGAACGGGCAGGCGCAACTCTCCCGCCAGGGATGACCGTGACTGGAAGCGCCGACAGCCTGCGCCCGGGCCGTTACCATGCCCGTATGAACGTGCCGCGTGTCGCCGTCACCCTGATCGCGGGCCTGAGTGCTGGCCTGATCGCCTACAGCGCGTTTTATGTGCGTGGGGACACCGGAGGGGTGATGCAGTACCTGCGCGAGCGGGGCGACGTGCGTGACCTGGCGGCCAGCGGGGCGGGTGCGGCGCAGGTGGAGGCGGCGCGCCGCAACCTTGCGGCCCTGGGGGCGCAGATTGCCGACCCCGACTTCGCGCTGCGGATGTTGCCCGCCGCGCTGCTGGTCGGGCTGCTGGTGGCGGGGCTGGTGTGGTGGGCGTTCGGGTCGCGGGCCGGGCGCGCGGGGCGGGGGGACGTGCAGGAACGGATGGTGTTGCGCCTGGCCTACCGCAAGGGCGGACGCTTCACGCTGGGGGACCTGCAAACCGCCTCGCCGCTCTCGGAGGAGCAGGCCCGGACGGTGACGCGCCGGATGCTGGACGCGGGCCGCCTCGCCCGGGAGGGTGACACCTTCCGGCTGGTGCGGTGAGTGGCCGTGGCCTGGTCGCCGCAGGATCTCGCCCGGCTGCTCACGGACGCGCAGAACGGGCCGCATTACAGCCTCCGTGCCGCCCTGGCCCTGGCCGATGGGCAGCCGCCGCCGCGTATCGCGGGCCTGGTGGCGAGGCTGACGGGCAGCAAGCGTGCCCTCTGGACGGGCATCGCGCACGTGACGGGGACGGCTGGGCCGCCGGACGACGCGGGGCTGACGCGGCTGGCGGAGTGGGAGGGGCAGGCGGTGCGGGTGTTGACCCGGGAGCAACTGGCGCTGCGGCTGAACGGGCGGGCCGTGGGGGAGCTGCTGCTGGAGCATGTCCGGGAGATTCTGTGGACGGCGGGGCAGATCGCGGCGCAGGCGGACCGGGTCAGGATGGCTTGAGGGGGGTGGGCAGGGCATCTTGTAGCGAGTTGCCCCCAGCCCCCCTACCCCCGCCGGGGGCAGGGGGGAGCGGCGCTGCGCTGGGCAAGAGAGGTTCCTTGAGGCGGCGGGGCTGTGTTGGCCGTTGACGTGTCCGGCCTCGACGCCATGTCCGTTGACCTGGAAGGCCTCGGGCCTGCGGCCCGAACGGCTCGGCTGCCTGGAATGTGGAGCGGGAAGGCAGGTGTGGGCCGTCTGCTCCAGAGTTTGAAAAGAAAAAAGAAGGAAGGTTCTGCTTTTGCGGGAGGGCTGAAGGTGTTGGTTCAGGACTTCATCTCGCTCAGCCAGGGCCAGCGTTGGCGGTAATCGGCTACCTTGGCGGCGTAGAGGGTGGGGGTGTGGTTGCGGGGGTTGGGGCGGAGGCGGCCTGCGGCGAGGTCGGCCAGGCCGGAGGGGGCGTACAGCTCGCCTCGCTCGTCCACGCCGACGCAGGTGCATTCCACCAGAAATTGCTCGATGCCCTCGCGGGTGCTGTGCAGGGGGGGGCGGGTCAGGCCGTGTTTCTGTGGGAACCACAGGTGGACGCGCGCCTGGTTGCGGACCTCAATGCGGGCCTCAAGGTCGGCAAAGAGGGTGTCGGCGCGGCGGATCACGGCGTCTTCGGCCTCGTAGCTGGTGTCGGCGTCCCAGTAGAACAGGTCGTAGTCACGGATGTGCGCTTCCGGCGATTGTCCGCTCCGCACGTTCCACACGGTCCCGAACAGTGCCCCGGCGACCAGATACGCCTGCGGGGCCTCCAGTTCCGCGAGGCGGTCGAGAATCGCGGCGTTCACGGGGTTCAGGCGGATGATGTGCAGGAACTCGGCCTCGGTCATGTGGCCCCACCCTATCCCGTGCCCGCTGCTGGCCGAAGTCGTTTTCCATCACGGCGTCCGTCCCGTTTCTGGGAGCGGTCCCGGCCCCTATGCTGGACCCATGACCCCGGCCACCCTCGACCATCTGGTGATCGCCGCCCGCACGCTCGCAGAGGGCCGCAGGTGGCTGGAAGGCCGCCTGGGCGTCACGATGCAGCCCGGGGGGGAACATACCCGCTTCGGCACCCATAACGCGCTGCTCTCGCTCGGCCCCGGCGCGTATCTGGAAGTGATCGCGGTGAATCCGCAGGCTCCCGCTCCCGACCGCCCGCGCTGGTTCGGCCTCGATACACCCGAGTTGCGCGAGCGGCTGGAGGATGGGCCACGGCTGATCCACTGGGTCGCGCGGGTGCCTGGGCTGGCTGGCCTCGACCTCGCGCCCTTTGGTGAGGCCCTGGACCTGTCGCGCGGCGAGAACCGCTGGACGCTGACCGTTCCGGTGGACGGCGCCCTGCCGGGGGGCGGCGTCTGGCCCAGCCTGATCACCTGGCACACGCCGCCCCCGCCCGCACGCCTGCCCGACGCCGGAGTGCGCCTCGACAGCCTGACGCTGGGCACCCCCGACCCGGACGCCCTGCGCGCCCTGCTGAACACCCTGCATTTCGAGGGCGAGGTGGAGGTCCGCGAGGCCCCGCAGGCGGAACTGTCGGCGCTGCTGGAGACGCCAGACGGGCTGGTGACTCTGTGATGCAGAAGGCGGACGGCCCCAGGCAGAGGGCGTGGGGATGACCCGGCCACCACCTGATGAAACCTTTTACGCCAGCCCTGACGGACTGCCGGAGCGGGCGAGTGTGGGTGCGGTGGTGCTGCGCCGTGATGTAGAGGGCTGGCGAGTTGCCGTGGTCGTGGAGCCGGGCGAGGAGCGCCAGCTTCCGAAGGGGGGGCTGGAACCCGGCGAGACGCACGAGGCCGCGCTGCACCGCGAACTGCGCGAGGAGGCAGGGTTGAAGGCCGTGCGGTTGGTGGCCGACCTCGGTGTGCTGGAACGGCAGAACTACGCGCGCACCCGCTGGCAGGTCACGCGCTACTTTCTCGGCTTGACAGATGAGGTGGGGGAGACGCCGCTGGAACCGGGCTTCCGGCTGGAGTGGTGGCCTCTGGACGCCGTGCCGCCGCTGTTCTGGCCCGAGCAGTCGCGGCTGGTGGGGCGGGTCCGTCAGAATCTCGAACGGGGGGCATACGGGCTGACCTGACCCGCACGCGGCGGGCGCTTTCGGTGCAGCAGCGCCGCCGCGACGAGGCCCGCCACGAAGCCGAACAGGTGCGATTCCCAGGAGATGATGGGGTTGGTCGGCAGCACGCCCCACAGTGCCCCGCCATACAGGAAGAGGGCCAGGACTGCCACGGCGATGGCGGCAGGCGTCCTTTCCCACCACCCCACGCCGAGCAGGTAGGCCAGGTACCCGAACACCAGTTCGCTGGCCCCCAGATGCACGCTGTTCCCGCGCCCCAGCAGCCACACCAGCAGGCCGCCCACCACCACGATCACCAGCGTCGCCACCAGAAAGCGCCCCACGCCGCGCAGGGCGCTCATAAAGGCCAGCACCGCCAGCGGCACCGTGTTGGCGATCAGGTGCCCGAACCCCACGTGCAGAAAGGGGGCGGTCAGCACGTGGGACAGGCTGCCCGGGTCACGCGGCACGATGCCGTACTGATCCAGCGCCCCGCCGAACGCGAACTGATCGGTCAACTCCTGC
The window above is part of the Deinococcus metallilatus genome. Proteins encoded here:
- a CDS encoding rhomboid family intramembrane serine protease, with the protein product MRSPPPLPPRPPRRRSPVGLAALLALLLVGGEWVQELTDQFAFGGALDQYGIVPRDPGSLSHVLTAPFLHVGFGHLIANTVPLAVLAFMSALRGVGRFLVATLVIVVVGGLLVWLLGRGNSVHLGASELVFGYLAYLLGVGWWERTPAAIAVAVLALFLYGGALWGVLPTNPIISWESHLFGFVAGLVAAALLHRKRPPRAGQVSPYAPRSRF
- a CDS encoding SDR family oxidoreductase; its protein translation is MTLFRLDGKHALVTGGSKGIGLAAAHALVRLGAHVTIAARGEAALRTAADALGARCVVADVGTPEGVRAAVEAAGAAGPVDILVSNAGGPPPSLPSQVTEEAWRRGFDVTFLSTVRLADAVLPGMRERGWGRIIAITSLTVERPALTLPVSNALRAGVTNYLRTLALEVAADGVTCNTVAPGYTATDRLRALHADPAEAEKLQNRIPARRFGQPNEVGAAVAFLATNEAGYITGQEVLVDGGWGI
- a CDS encoding twin-arginine translocase TatA/TatE family subunit, with translation MSLGPLEIILIIVVIALVFGARKLPELGKGLGQGIKEYKKEMREPVVPPVTDVQARPLDPVTGTPVTTEVTRTADGRVVETVTERDHRA
- the glmU gene encoding bifunctional UDP-N-acetylglucosamine diphosphorylase/glucosamine-1-phosphate N-acetyltransferase GlmU, which translates into the protein MTHTERPLDVVILAAGQGTRMKSALPKVLHPVAGRPMVAWAVKAARELGARNIVVVTGHGAEQVETALQGAGVRFARQEQQSGTGNAFLVGADALKGQGDADVLVLYGDTPLLRPETLRALIADHHAQGSAFTILTGELPDATGYGRILRDAEGNVERIVEEKAATPEEKAVREFNSGVYVMDGRAPELARRITNDNAAGEYYLTDLLELYRGEGAKVRAFKLADPDEVMGANDRTQLAQAEGIVRQRINMAHMKAGATLQAPDTTYIEDTVTLGRDVTIEPGVILRGQTRVADGVTVGAYSVVTDSVLEEGVVVKPHSVLEGAQVGTDSDVGPFARLRPGTVLGQGVHIGNFVETKNARLDAGVKAGHLAYLGDVTIGAETNVGAGTIVANFDGVNKHQSTVGAGVFIGSNSTLIAPRVIGDAAFIAAGSAVHEDVPEGALAVARGKQRTLEGWSRRYWGGMREQVQKKLPWLAGWLQKQ
- a CDS encoding nucleotidyltransferase family protein codes for the protein MTEAEFLHIIRLNPVNAAILDRLAELEAPQAYLVAGALFGTVWNVRSGQSPEAHIRDYDLFYWDADTSYEAEDAVIRRADTLFADLEARIEVRNQARVHLWFPQKHGLTRPPLHSTREGIEQFLVECTCVGVDERGELYAPSGLADLAAGRLRPNPRNHTPTLYAAKVADYRQRWPWLSEMKS
- a CDS encoding NUDIX domain-containing protein, which gives rise to MTRPPPDETFYASPDGLPERASVGAVVLRRDVEGWRVAVVVEPGEERQLPKGGLEPGETHEAALHRELREEAGLKAVRLVADLGVLERQNYARTRWQVTRYFLGLTDEVGETPLEPGFRLEWWPLDAVPPLFWPEQSRLVGRVRQNLERGAYGLT
- a CDS encoding VOC family protein; translation: MTPATLDHLVIAARTLAEGRRWLEGRLGVTMQPGGEHTRFGTHNALLSLGPGAYLEVIAVNPQAPAPDRPRWFGLDTPELRERLEDGPRLIHWVARVPGLAGLDLAPFGEALDLSRGENRWTLTVPVDGALPGGGVWPSLITWHTPPPPARLPDAGVRLDSLTLGTPDPDALRALLNTLHFEGEVEVREAPQAELSALLETPDGLVTL
- a CDS encoding prolipoprotein diacylglyceryl transferase; protein product: MDPVFLQIGNFTIAWYGVLITLGIVAGVWVGTRLARERGLNVGLFNDMILWMIIWGLVGARLLFVVTSWHQFAGIPFPRVLLDIINLRAGGISIHGGLIGGILVLIYYTRRYKLNFYQYADLCVPGVAFGIIGGRIGNIMNGTDTVGRVTGWPIGYHWPASARAFHEGMCIPNPNPDMDLSKYCQEIGGQLVMTAPVHFTQLYGVIIGIILAVASYFWLRSRKAGWAFWQFWLWYSILRAGWEETFRLNPLPLKTYLSQGLHEPGIGLWTETHLISIPLILISIWMLVRIRNQPDTRSEVRDGRPGETAGR
- a CDS encoding barstar family protein gives rise to the protein MAYAMLNTARIHDWSSFHNVCAEVFGFPDFYGRNMDAWIDCLTYLDEDDGMSRFVLGEGEHLFILVPDFKEFSARVPEIAYAFLDCSSFVNKRYLEAKRMPRLALVLQ
- the tatC gene encoding twin-arginine translocase subunit TatC, whose translation is MTQGQDLKSAPLLDHLEELRKRIIISLVFLAVGLVIAFQYRLQLIELVKVPLHASEQYRLGHVTVVTQGLTDQFFLALNLSFWAGLALALPFILWQVWAFIAPGLYPHERKWGLPFIIGAGLSFLAGAVFGYELVLPAMVGFLLDFLAGAVTPLLNLRDYIGTVTTFLVAFGLAFELPILAVILTRIGIVNHVMLRKGWRFALVGVAVAAAVITPTPDPGNMMLVAVPLYALYELGVLLSRVFRVVPAEEAPAIGA